The DNA window CTCTATCTTCATCCATTACAAATATATTTTCTTTCCGTAAAACTTGCTTAGCAGGTAAATCGTTATCAACTTTTATTGGCATTCTAATCACCTTTTCTAGTAATTTGATTTCTCATATAATGTTATACGATAGCGTACTCGTTCATTAATTCAATATTATACTACAAAGAGTAAAAAAACAAAAGGGAAAAAGTTTTTGATACTATACTATTGACAACTAAATCAATAAATAGTATACTGCATTACATAAGTAATGTAGTGCGGAGGTGGTAATATTTAATGAAATTATCTCAAGATAGTATAAAACCTATATATGTTCAGATTGCAGAAGGTATAGAAGATGATATCCTTAATGGAATATTAAAAGAAAATAAACAAGCATATTCCCAATATCAGATTTCTAAACAATTCTGTATTAATCCTGCAACAGCAGCCAAAGGAATTAATGTACTTGTTAATGAAGGAATCTTATATAAGAAAAGAGGGTTAGGTATGCATGTTTCAGAAGGGGCAAAAGAAATGATTCAAATAAAGCGAAAAAAAGTTTTTTATTCAACCATGTTAAAAAGTCTACTGTCAGAAGCTAAAAAATTAGGTATAAGTA is part of the Vallitalea longa genome and encodes:
- a CDS encoding GntR family transcriptional regulator, producing the protein MKLSQDSIKPIYVQIAEGIEDDILNGILKENKQAYSQYQISKQFCINPATAAKGINVLVNEGILYKKRGLGMHVSEGAKEMIQIKRKKVFYSTMLKSLLSEAKKLGISKNEIKKEMDNIDL